Within Sorangiineae bacterium MSr11367, the genomic segment CCCGTCGCGGGTTCGAGCTTCTGGCTTTGGCCGAACTTGATGCATGCATCATGCACATTTCCACTGGCCATCAGACGCTGCCCCTCTTGGTAGAGGGATTCGGCGGCCGCCGCGGAGCTCTGGGCATTCGCCGGCAGCGAAGTCAGCGTGGTGCCGGTAAGCACCAGTGTGGTGAGGCCTGCTATCGCAAGTCGCATATTTCCTCGTGGTCAGAAGCGGGTGGCTTTCGTAGGGTCGAACTCGGGGGCTCCCGTGACGCTGGGAGCGGCCGTGGAACTAGGGGAGGCGCTGGCTGCGGAGTGAGGCCGGCGGGGCGGCTTCGTTCCCGCGTCCGCGATGGCGGCCGCCGACGCGGACGGTGAAAGTCCCGCTTCCTCGGTCGGCCGCGCCGGTTCGGCGGTAAGAACCGGATGCGCGGTTTCAGGCGGCGGCGCGGGCGAAGACACGGGCGACGCCAGCACGGGGGGCGCTGCCGGCGGTATCTTGGTGCGCGACGCGAGAAAGATGGCCACGATGCTGCCCGCGACCACGAAGGCCACGGGGATGATCAGTAGGTAAGCCAGCAAGGAGCGGCCTTGGCGAGGCTGCGTGTTCCCCATGGTGGACGCGGACGCGTTCGCGCGGCTGTCGGCCCACGCTTGCGCGGTCTGCCCGTGGGGAGCGTGGGGCGGCGGCGGGATGGAGGGACCTTCGGCAAGCGGCGCTGTGGCCGCGGCGGGGACGTCGAAGAAGCCGCGAATGTGCTCCACCGAATCGCGCGAGCGCACGGCAAAAGGAGCCAGGGCGCACGCCAGTTGGTACGCATTGGCGATGCGGCGCTGGGGATCGCGCTGGAGGCATGCTGCCACGGTGGCCTGCAACTCGTGCGGCACGTCGGGTCGGTGCTGCCCGAGGGGAATGGGATCTTGCTCGAGAATCGCCGCAAAGAGCTCGCCCATCGACTCGCCGCGAAAGGGCAAGGCGCCGGTGAGCATCTCGTACAGCATGACGCCGATCGACCAAATGTCGGAGCGGCGGTCGACGCTCTTGGCGCTGCGCAATTGCTCCGGCGACATGTACAGCGGAGAGCCGAGCATGGCCCGCGTCGAGGTGAGCGCGTGGTCTTGCTCCGTGAGCGGATCGTTCACCTTGGAAATGCCGAAGTCGAGCACCTTCACGACCTCGGTGCCGTTGGTCCGGCGCGCGAGGAACAGGTTTCCCGGCTTCAGATCCCGGTGCACGATGCCGTGGTGGTGGGCTTCCGCCACGGCCTCCAAGGCCTGCAGCACGTAGTCCGCCGCTTGCCCCACGGGCATGCGCGGGTGCTGCCGGAGGAACGAGGAGAGATCCACGCCCTCGAGCAACTCGAGCACCATGTACGCGAGACCATCCGGCGTACGCCCCGCGGCGAAAACACGCGCCACGTGCTCGCCCTCGATGCGGGCGGCCGCGCGACCCTCGTTGATGAAGCGGGTCACCGCTTGAGGTACAGCCGCGACATGTGGGAGCAGGAGCTTGACCGCGACCCGACGGGACAGGTCCATGTCAACCGCGGCATACACAGCCCCCATGCCGCCTTTTCCGACGAGGCGCTCGATCCGGTACTTGTCGAGAAATAGGTCGCCAGGCTGCAAAATTCCCGTCACTTTGCAAATGGTACGCGATCCGTACCGCGAAGTGGATACCTAGTCTTTCGGCCGGCCGCAGCATCTGTTGCGCGCATCGCCCAGGCCGATTCGATTTTTTTCCCGATGTCGCTCTGCCGACGTCTCGCCCACGGTCGACGCCGCTCTTGACAGGCAGGCCGAAGTAGGGTGCAGCGCAGTGCGCCAACCCTTGCTAGGCTGCACGCCGCCCACGATGCCCGACGGAAACGCACTCCCTTCCATCCCCGTTCCACGTCACCTTCACTCGGTTCGCTATGAGATTCGGGGCCCTCTCGCCCGACGCGCTTGGGAGATGGAGCGGCAGGGGCTCGAGATCGTCAAGCTGAACATCGGCAACCCGGCATCGTTCGGCTTTCGCACACCGGAAGCCATGCGACGCGCCATCGTGGACAACTTGAGCGCCGCCGAAGAGTACGTGCACCAAAAGGGCATTTTCCCGGCGCGCGAGGCCATCGTCGCCGAGTCGCAGTCGAAGGGCGTTCACGGCGTCACCGTGGACGACGTCTTCCTCGGCAACGGCGTCTCCGAGTTGATCCTCATGTGCCTCGAGGCGCTGCTCGAGCCGGGCGACGAGGTGCTGCTCCCCTCGCCCGACTATCCTTTGTGGACGGCGGCGGTCTCCCTCACCGGCGCCCGGGCCGTTCACTACCCGTGTCGCTCGGAGCACGAGTTTTGTCCCGATCCCGAGGAAGTAGCCCGCCTCATCACACCGCGGACCAAGGCGCTGGTGCTCATCAATCCGAACAACCCCACCGGCGCCGTGTATCCGCCGCGCGTGGTGGAGGCGATGGTGCGACTCGCCGAGAAGCACCGCATCGTCTTGTTCTCGGACGAGATCTACGACCGCATCCTGTACGACGGGGCGAAGCACACGCCGGTGGCCACACTCTGCCAGGACACCCTGTGCGCCACGTTCGGCGGTCTTTCCAAGGTGTACCGCGCGTGCGGCTACCGCGTCGGTTGGGTGGCCTTCAGCGGGCGTAAGTCCCACGCGTCGAGTTACCTGCAGACGATGGAACTTCTCGCCTCGCTCCGCCTTTGCAGCAACGTGCCCGGCCAGTGGGCCGTGCAGACCGCCCTCGGCGGCCATCAGAGCATTTACGAACTGACGGCACCGGAGGGTCGACTCGGCCGCCAGCGCGCCGCCGTGCTGGAGGGCGTGAAGCGCTCGAAATACCTGCAGGTGGTTCCGCCGGCGGGGGCCATGTACGGGTTCATTCGTGTGAATCGGGAGCGCCTGCCGACGTTCGACGACAACGCCTTCGCCATGGCGCTGCTCGAGGAGAAGAAGGTGCTCGTCGTTCCGGGTTCGAGCTTCAACGTCGATTACACGGACCACTTCCGAACCACGATTCTCCCGCACGAAGATACGCTGAGGGACGTCTTCGCCCGCATCGAGGATTTGCTCGACGGGTGGGCCGCCACGACTCCGTGAAGGAACACGACCGATTCGGGCGCTTCGAAGGAGCGCCCGGGTGGGTTCTGCACGATCTGCTGGGCGATCTGCTGCTCGCCTTCGCGGACGATGCGCGCTCGGTGAAATGGCCGCGCGAACGGATCGCGGCGTTCGAGTTGCAACGCTGGCTGGCCGATGGCTGGGCGCGACGCACGCTGCTGGAAATCTACCGCGAGCTCACGGGACTTTCCGCGCACGGATGGCGGGAGGACGTCGATGGGGAGGTGCTGGCGGCGTTGCTGCGCGCGCTCGATGCGCGGGAGCTGCTCGTCTTTCGCCTTCCGACGCCCTTGCTGATCGAGGTGCCGTTTCCAAAGCAGCCCGAGCGCCCGCCCATCGGTCCGAGCGACAAGGAAGATTGGATCGGCGTGCTCTTGGTGGACGCCCAGGAGCGCCCGGTCACCGGTGCACGCTGCGAGGTGACCCCCGATGGCGGAGCCTCGCAGGAGCGCGCGCTCGGTGAGGGCGGCCGGGCGCGATTCGGCGGCGTCAGCGGCGGAACGGCGTACATCGATTTTCCCGAGATCGATGCCAGCGAATGGCAGCCGGGGATTTCGCCCTCGTCCGCGGGGCGGATGCATGTCGTCGAGCAAGGGGATCACGTGGCGGGTCTCGCCGCGCAATCGGGATTTCGCACCTACAAGACGATATGGAATCATCCTAAGAATGCGAAATTGGCATCGCTTCGTGCGAGCCCGAATGCGCTGTTGCCGGGTGACGAGCTTTTCATTCCGAACAAGAAGAGCCGCCCCACGCAGCGTGCGACCAATACGGAACACCGCTTCGTGCTGCAGCGCGACGCCCTGCGCCTTCGCGTGCGCATCACCGATGGCATCTGCGCGCCGATGGCAGGGGCCGCATGTGCGGTGGA encodes:
- a CDS encoding serine/threonine protein kinase; translation: MTGILQPGDLFLDKYRIERLVGKGGMGAVYAAVDMDLSRRVAVKLLLPHVAAVPQAVTRFINEGRAAARIEGEHVARVFAAGRTPDGLAYMVLELLEGVDLSSFLRQHPRMPVGQAADYVLQALEAVAEAHHHGIVHRDLKPGNLFLARRTNGTEVVKVLDFGISKVNDPLTEQDHALTSTRAMLGSPLYMSPEQLRSAKSVDRRSDIWSIGVMLYEMLTGALPFRGESMGELFAAILEQDPIPLGQHRPDVPHELQATVAACLQRDPQRRIANAYQLACALAPFAVRSRDSVEHIRGFFDVPAAATAPLAEGPSIPPPPHAPHGQTAQAWADSRANASASTMGNTQPRQGRSLLAYLLIIPVAFVVAGSIVAIFLASRTKIPPAAPPVLASPVSSPAPPPETAHPVLTAEPARPTEEAGLSPSASAAAIADAGTKPPRRPHSAASASPSSTAAPSVTGAPEFDPTKATRF
- a CDS encoding pyridoxal phosphate-dependent aminotransferase, which produces MPDGNALPSIPVPRHLHSVRYEIRGPLARRAWEMERQGLEIVKLNIGNPASFGFRTPEAMRRAIVDNLSAAEEYVHQKGIFPAREAIVAESQSKGVHGVTVDDVFLGNGVSELILMCLEALLEPGDEVLLPSPDYPLWTAAVSLTGARAVHYPCRSEHEFCPDPEEVARLITPRTKALVLINPNNPTGAVYPPRVVEAMVRLAEKHRIVLFSDEIYDRILYDGAKHTPVATLCQDTLCATFGGLSKVYRACGYRVGWVAFSGRKSHASSYLQTMELLASLRLCSNVPGQWAVQTALGGHQSIYELTAPEGRLGRQRAAVLEGVKRSKYLQVVPPAGAMYGFIRVNRERLPTFDDNAFAMALLEEKKVLVVPGSSFNVDYTDHFRTTILPHEDTLRDVFARIEDLLDGWAATTP